The following coding sequences lie in one Chromatiales bacterium genomic window:
- the ntrC gene encoding nitrogen regulation protein NR(I), producing MSEAEVWVVDDDRSIRWVLQRALERAGYQVRAFADGDSTLHALERSAPLAMVSDIRMPGIDGLKLLERIHARDPRMPVIIMTAHSDLDTAVASFHGGAFEYLPKPFDVDEAVELVRRAIGSRQAANGEHHAEPQPEQTDLIGVAPSMQEVFRAIGRLARSNVTVLINGESGTGKELVANALHRHSPRANGPFIALNMAAIPHDLLESELFGHERGAFTGAQARREGRFAQANGGTLFLDEIGDMPAEMQTRLLRVLADGVFYTVGGHTPTRVDVRIIAATHQNLEQRVADGRFREDLFHRLNVIRIRLPALRERREDIPLLARHFLVGAARELGVEPKRLSRDAEQLMAALDWPGNVRQLENTCRWLTVMASGREIQIGDLPNDLSQGVTEEQAEGDWESALKATVQQALRAGRSAVLNEIGPQFERAVITTALGFTGGRRQDAAKLLGWGRNTLTRKIKELGID from the coding sequence ATGAGTGAAGCCGAAGTCTGGGTCGTGGATGACGACCGCTCCATCCGCTGGGTGCTGCAACGCGCGCTCGAGCGTGCCGGTTACCAGGTGCGTGCGTTCGCCGACGGTGACAGCACCCTGCATGCGCTGGAGCGCAGTGCGCCGCTGGCGATGGTTTCCGACATCCGCATGCCCGGCATCGACGGGCTGAAGCTGCTCGAACGCATCCATGCGCGCGACCCGCGCATGCCGGTGATCATCATGACCGCGCATTCGGACCTGGACACCGCGGTCGCCTCTTTTCACGGCGGTGCGTTCGAATATCTGCCCAAGCCGTTCGATGTGGACGAGGCGGTTGAACTCGTGCGTCGTGCGATCGGCAGCCGTCAGGCCGCCAATGGCGAGCACCACGCCGAACCACAGCCCGAGCAGACCGACCTGATCGGCGTCGCGCCCTCCATGCAGGAGGTGTTCCGCGCGATTGGGCGACTCGCGCGCTCGAACGTCACGGTGCTGATCAATGGCGAATCGGGCACCGGCAAGGAACTCGTTGCCAATGCCCTGCATCGGCACAGCCCGCGCGCGAACGGTCCGTTCATCGCACTGAACATGGCGGCGATTCCGCACGATCTGCTGGAGTCCGAACTGTTTGGACACGAACGCGGCGCGTTCACCGGTGCGCAGGCGCGGCGCGAGGGGCGCTTCGCCCAGGCCAACGGTGGCACGCTGTTCCTCGACGAGATCGGTGACATGCCCGCCGAGATGCAGACGCGGCTCCTGCGCGTACTCGCGGACGGCGTGTTCTATACCGTCGGCGGCCATACGCCCACGAGAGTGGACGTTCGCATCATCGCTGCGACCCATCAGAACCTCGAGCAGCGCGTGGCCGATGGCCGTTTCCGCGAGGACCTGTTCCACCGTCTGAACGTGATTCGCATCCGGCTGCCGGCGCTGCGTGAGCGGCGCGAGGACATCCCGCTGCTCGCACGGCATTTCCTGGTCGGCGCCGCGCGCGAACTCGGCGTCGAACCCAAGCGCCTGTCGCGAGATGCCGAGCAGCTGATGGCGGCACTGGACTGGCCGGGCAACGTGCGCCAGCTCGAAAACACCTGCCGCTGGCTGACCGTCATGGCCTCCGGCCGCGAGATCCAGATCGGCGACCTGCCCAACGACCTCTCGCAAGGCGTCACCGAGGAGCAGGCCGAGGGTGACTGGGAATCCGCACTCAAGGCCACCGTGCAGCAGGCCTTGCGCGCCGGGCGTTCCGCGGTGCTGAACGAAATCGGCCCGCAGTTCGAACGCGCCGTGATCACCACGGCGCTGGGTTTTACCGGCGGTCGCCGTCAGGACGCCGCGAAACTGCTCGGTTGGGGCCGCAACACCCTGACCCGCAAGATCAAGGAACTCGGTATCGACTAG
- the glnL gene encoding nitrogen regulation protein NR(II): protein MNIPAPADERIIRRVVENLQCAVLLFDRSLTLTYMNPAAEELFETSARNMIGRAAGEMIYCPETDVVGAIRKAGQRGRPFTERSMVLPLSGRRAVTVDCTVTPLADDGAVLIELVRLDRHQRISRENHLLQQSAAARDLLRGLAHEIKNPLGGLRGAAQLLQSELDDPGLSEYTQVIVDEADRLRDLVDRMVGPSRPMRNAALNIHRVLERVRGLVAVDAPAGVEIHTDYDPSLPELSGDENQLIQVFLNLALNAAQALTRGGRILLRTRIEHNFTIGTRRRRHVVRADVIDDGPGIPPELAERIFLPMVTGRPEGTGLGLSIAQSLVLAHGGLIECASEPGHTEFNVYLPVEERR, encoded by the coding sequence ATGAACATTCCCGCCCCTGCGGACGAACGCATCATCCGGCGCGTCGTCGAGAACCTGCAGTGCGCGGTTCTGCTGTTCGATCGATCCCTGACGCTGACCTACATGAACCCGGCGGCCGAGGAGCTGTTCGAGACCAGCGCCCGGAACATGATCGGTCGCGCCGCCGGCGAGATGATCTACTGCCCGGAAACCGACGTGGTTGGTGCGATCCGCAAGGCCGGTCAGCGCGGGCGTCCGTTCACCGAGCGGTCCATGGTTCTGCCGCTGTCGGGCCGGCGGGCCGTGACGGTTGACTGCACCGTCACGCCGCTCGCCGATGACGGCGCGGTACTGATCGAGCTCGTCCGGCTCGATCGGCATCAACGCATCTCGCGCGAGAACCATCTGCTGCAACAGTCCGCCGCCGCGCGCGATCTGCTGCGCGGGTTGGCGCACGAAATCAAGAATCCGCTTGGCGGTCTGCGCGGCGCGGCGCAGTTGCTACAGAGCGAACTCGACGATCCGGGGCTGTCCGAATACACCCAGGTCATCGTCGACGAAGCGGATCGGCTGCGCGATCTCGTCGACCGCATGGTCGGTCCGAGCCGGCCGATGAGAAACGCCGCGCTGAACATTCACCGCGTGCTCGAGCGCGTGCGTGGACTGGTCGCAGTCGACGCGCCGGCGGGCGTGGAGATTCACACCGACTACGATCCCTCGCTGCCGGAACTCAGCGGCGACGAGAACCAGCTGATCCAGGTGTTCCTGAACCTCGCGCTGAACGCCGCTCAGGCCCTGACCAGGGGCGGGCGCATCCTGCTGCGCACCCGCATCGAACACAACTTCACGATCGGCACGCGACGCCGCCGTCACGTCGTGCGCGCCGACGTGATCGATGACGGGCCGGGTATTCCGCCCGAGCTTGCGGAGCGCATCTTTCTGCCGATGGTGACCGGTCGTCCCGAGGGCACCGGGCTGGGCCTTTCCATCGCTCAGTCGCTGGTGCTCGCGCATGGAGGACTGATCGAGTGCGCGAGCGAGCCGGGTCACACCGAATTCAATGTCTATCTTCCGGTCGAGGAACGCCGATGA
- a CDS encoding dihydroorotate dehydrogenase, which produces MSAQGSTAAATDNDSRLALQFCGLEFTTPLVLLSGCVGFGEEYTRVHGFSNRDAGAVVLKGTTGKARLGNPPHRVYETPQGMLNAIGLQNPGVDYVVDWILPHLDFGETRFIANVSGSTVEEYVEVTRRFDDSRIDAIEINISCPNVKEGGVAFGNDPDMSARVVEACRAVTRKPIITKLSPNQTDIAQNARRCIEAGTDAFAVINTLMGMSVDIATRRPVLGNNQGGLSGPAIKPIALLKVHQVHQVAAPHGVPIIGQGGITSASDAIEFLIAGAATVGIGTGLFYDPLILPKINRGILEYLEHHGFGHVSELTGTLVLNGAAAPACGC; this is translated from the coding sequence ATGAGCGCCCAGGGGTCAACCGCCGCCGCAACCGACAATGACTCGCGCCTGGCGTTGCAGTTCTGCGGCCTGGAATTCACCACGCCTCTGGTGCTGCTGTCGGGCTGCGTCGGGTTCGGCGAAGAGTACACGCGGGTCCACGGCTTCTCCAACCGCGACGCCGGCGCCGTGGTCCTGAAAGGGACGACCGGCAAGGCGCGGCTGGGCAACCCGCCGCACCGCGTCTATGAGACCCCACAGGGCATGCTCAACGCCATCGGCCTGCAGAATCCGGGCGTGGACTACGTCGTCGACTGGATCCTGCCGCACCTGGACTTCGGCGAGACCCGCTTCATCGCCAACGTCTCGGGCTCGACGGTCGAGGAATATGTCGAGGTCACGCGGCGCTTCGACGACTCGCGCATCGACGCGATCGAGATCAACATCTCCTGCCCGAACGTCAAGGAAGGCGGCGTGGCCTTCGGCAACGACCCGGACATGTCGGCACGCGTCGTCGAGGCCTGCCGCGCGGTGACCCGAAAGCCGATCATCACCAAGCTGTCGCCGAATCAGACCGACATCGCGCAAAACGCGCGGCGCTGCATCGAGGCCGGCACGGATGCCTTCGCCGTCATCAACACGCTGATGGGCATGAGCGTGGACATCGCCACGCGCAGACCGGTGCTCGGCAACAACCAGGGTGGACTGTCGGGCCCCGCGATCAAGCCGATCGCCCTGCTCAAGGTGCATCAGGTCCATCAGGTCGCCGCGCCGCATGGCGTGCCGATCATCGGCCAGGGCGGCATCACCTCGGCCAGCGACGCGATCGAGTTTCTGATCGCCGGCGCCGCGACCGTGGGCATCGGCACGGGGCTGTTCTACGACCCGCTGATCCTGCCGAAGATCAACCGCGGCATCCTCGAATACCTCGAACACCACGGCTTCGGCCACGTCTCGGAGCTCACCGGCACGCTGGTCCTGAACGGCGCCGCGGCCCCGGCCTGCGGCTGTTAA
- the glyQ gene encoding glycine--tRNA ligase subunit alpha, giving the protein MSNPAAEAAVSFQSLILSLQRYWADHGCAILQPYDMEMGAGTFHTATFLRAIGPEPWRTAYVQPSRRPTDGRYGENPNRLQHYYQFQVLLKPSPLDIQDLYLGSLALLGIDPTVHDIRFVEDNWESPTLGAWGLGWEVWLNGMEVTQFTYFQQVGGLDCRPVAGEITYGLERIAMYLQGVESVFDLVWTTGPDGPLTYGDVYHQNEVEQSAYNFEHADVDFLFGLFDQCERDAGRLIEAGLPLPAYEQVLKASHAFNLLDARHAISVTERQRFILRVRTLARAVAQAYYDARERLGFPMLRNAGGQP; this is encoded by the coding sequence TTGTCGAATCCCGCCGCTGAAGCGGCCGTCTCGTTCCAGTCGCTGATCCTGAGTCTGCAACGCTACTGGGCCGACCACGGCTGCGCGATCCTGCAACCGTATGACATGGAAATGGGCGCCGGCACGTTTCACACGGCGACCTTCCTGCGCGCGATCGGCCCGGAACCCTGGCGCACGGCCTACGTGCAGCCCTCGCGCCGGCCGACCGATGGCCGCTATGGCGAAAACCCCAACCGCCTCCAGCACTACTACCAGTTTCAGGTGCTGCTAAAGCCCTCGCCGCTGGACATCCAGGACCTGTATCTCGGTTCGCTCGCGCTGCTCGGCATCGACCCGACCGTGCACGACATCCGCTTTGTCGAGGACAACTGGGAATCGCCCACGCTCGGTGCCTGGGGGCTCGGCTGGGAGGTCTGGCTGAACGGCATGGAGGTCACCCAGTTCACGTACTTCCAGCAGGTCGGCGGCCTGGACTGCCGTCCGGTCGCGGGCGAGATCACCTACGGGCTGGAACGCATCGCGATGTACCTGCAGGGTGTCGAGAGCGTCTTCGACCTGGTCTGGACCACGGGTCCGGACGGCCCGCTCACCTACGGCGACGTCTATCACCAGAACGAGGTCGAGCAGTCGGCCTACAACTTCGAGCACGCCGACGTGGATTTCCTGTTTGGCCTGTTCGACCAGTGCGAACGAGATGCCGGAAGGCTGATCGAGGCCGGCCTGCCCCTGCCAGCCTATGAGCAGGTGCTGAAGGCATCCCACGCGTTCAATCTGCTGGATGCGCGCCACGCGATCTCGGTGACCGAACGCCAGCGCTTCATCCTGCGCGTGCGCACCCTGGCCCGCGCCGTGGCCCAGGCCTATTACGACGCGCGCGAACGGCTCGGCTTCCCGATGCTGCGCAACGCCGGAGGCCAGCCATGA
- the gmhB gene encoding D-glycero-beta-D-manno-heptose 1,7-bisphosphate 7-phosphatase, with protein MATEPAPPPLVILDRDGVINEDSDHYIRSPEEWIPIPGSIEAIARLAKAGYRIAVATNQSGLARGYFDAATLAAMHKKMHSLVEAAGGRIDYVAVCPHGPDDACTCRKPAPGLIREIGEHFGRELAGVPAIGDSLRDLLAAEALGCAPILVRTGKGLATLRAHGPQLRDLPVYDDLAAAVDDLVKTH; from the coding sequence ATGGCAACTGAACCGGCACCACCGCCGCTGGTGATCCTCGACCGCGACGGCGTCATCAACGAGGACTCCGATCACTACATCCGCAGCCCCGAGGAATGGATCCCGATCCCGGGCAGCATCGAGGCGATCGCGCGGCTGGCAAAGGCCGGCTATCGGATCGCGGTCGCGACGAACCAGTCCGGCCTCGCGCGCGGCTATTTCGACGCCGCCACGCTGGCGGCCATGCACAAAAAAATGCACTCGCTGGTCGAAGCGGCCGGCGGACGCATCGACTACGTGGCCGTCTGCCCACACGGGCCGGACGATGCCTGCACCTGCCGCAAACCCGCTCCGGGGCTGATCCGCGAGATCGGCGAACACTTCGGCCGCGAGCTGGCCGGGGTGCCGGCGATCGGCGACTCGCTGCGCGATCTCCTCGCGGCGGAGGCGCTGGGCTGCGCGCCGATCCTCGTGCGCACCGGCAAGGGCCTCGCTACACTCCGCGCGCATGGGCCGCAGCTCAGAGACCTTCCCGTTTACGACGACCTCGCAGCCGCGGTCGACGACTTGGTGAAAACGCACTGA
- a CDS encoding DUF4124 domain-containing protein, whose translation MRQLLTGVLLAFALIPAAARDVYRHIAPDGSVSFSDQPVPGAETIRLPEPRPAAPLNLPARTPAGTDAPQGPTSYSVLEMLEPEPEASVRSNQGQATVRVRLEPPLAEGDHLQVVVDGQVVPGELRSTSLQLNELVRGTHTVQVNVVSAGQVVRSTAAVRFHMRQESALTRQRLGLGEFKPAAPPANNP comes from the coding sequence ATGAGGCAGCTCCTGACCGGCGTTTTGCTCGCATTCGCGCTGATTCCTGCGGCGGCACGCGACGTCTACCGCCATATCGCACCGGATGGCAGTGTCAGTTTCTCCGACCAGCCCGTGCCGGGCGCGGAGACGATCCGTCTGCCCGAGCCGCGCCCGGCGGCACCGCTGAATCTGCCCGCGCGTACACCGGCCGGCACCGACGCTCCGCAGGGGCCGACGAGCTACTCGGTGCTCGAGATGCTCGAACCCGAGCCCGAGGCGTCGGTGCGCAGCAACCAGGGCCAAGCCACGGTCCGCGTACGCCTGGAGCCGCCGCTGGCCGAGGGTGACCATCTGCAGGTGGTCGTCGACGGCCAGGTCGTGCCGGGCGAACTGCGCTCGACCAGCCTGCAACTCAACGAGCTCGTCCGCGGCACGCACACCGTGCAGGTCAACGTTGTTTCCGCCGGACAGGTCGTACGCAGCACGGCTGCGGTGCGGTTTCACATGCGCCAGGAATCCGCACTGACCCGGCAGCGGCTGGGTTTGGGCGAGTTCAAGCCAGCGGCACCGCCAGCCAACAACCCCTGA
- a CDS encoding nucleoside triphosphate pyrophosphohydrolase family protein: MPVTQDSYAAMLAGVQAFHDKHDFPNTGGEEGAYRVALMAEELGEISACITKGKPVEALAEECADLLILLIGTAIARDFDLNAAFWTKLERIMQRDARTVGGRIRVTEFRGSDGN, encoded by the coding sequence ATGCCGGTGACCCAGGACTCCTATGCGGCCATGCTCGCCGGCGTGCAGGCCTTCCACGACAAGCACGACTTTCCCAACACCGGCGGCGAGGAAGGTGCCTACCGGGTTGCATTGATGGCGGAGGAACTCGGCGAGATTTCCGCCTGCATCACCAAGGGCAAACCCGTCGAGGCGCTTGCCGAGGAATGCGCGGACCTGCTGATCCTGCTGATCGGCACCGCGATCGCGCGGGATTTCGACCTGAACGCCGCGTTCTGGACCAAGCTCGAACGCATCATGCAGCGCGATGCCCGCACCGTCGGCGGGCGCATCCGCGTGACGGAGTTTCGCGGGTCGGATGGCAACTGA
- a CDS encoding glycine--tRNA ligase subunit beta, with the protein MSTAADCLFELGTEELPPTALRGLRDALATAFTRGLDEARLAHGAIESFASPRRLALIVRDLSHTQPDRAVERRGPAVAAAFDAGGKPTKAAEGFARSCATSVDALERMATDQGEWLVFRSQESGRGAAELLPEIARQALEALPIPKRMRWGAGAAEFVRPAHWLVFLHGSEVVPCRLLDVDAGRETRGHRFHHPHAIALGNADDYAARLESPGHVLAEFDARKQKVRQLVEGEAAKLDAEADLDDALLDEVTALVEWPVAIVAGFESRFLEVPHEALVLTMKQNQKYFPLFDRAGRLSERFVVIANLESPHPEFIRAGNERVVRPRLADAMFFWQQDGKRRLEDHLETLKGVVFQHKLGSMYDKSERVAALAGWIAGRTGADTDIATRAGWLSRCDLMTQMVYEFPEMQGVMGRYQATRDGEAEAVATALEEFYRPRQAGDHLPATPAGMAVALAERMDTLVAIFGIGQRPTGDKDPYALRRAAIGALRILREHALDIELDALLAAAAAPLAKTIDAPATVADVRAFLFDRLRGLYSDDGISADLFDAVAAVNPPTLIDFERRIAAVLAFRRMPEAESLAAANKRIANILKKNPDEAAAEPDPTRFEHAAERELAAALDAAATEIAAAARGHDYAGILERLAGLRGAVDRFFDEVLVMAEDPAVRANRIGLLARLRTEFLRVADLSGLG; encoded by the coding sequence ATGAGCACGGCCGCCGACTGCCTGTTCGAACTCGGCACCGAGGAACTGCCGCCGACCGCGCTGCGCGGCCTGCGCGACGCGCTCGCGACGGCGTTCACCCGGGGTCTCGACGAGGCCCGGCTCGCGCACGGCGCGATCGAATCATTTGCCTCGCCGCGACGGCTCGCCCTGATCGTGCGCGATCTGTCGCATACCCAGCCGGACCGCGCGGTCGAACGCCGCGGACCGGCCGTGGCCGCGGCATTCGATGCCGGCGGCAAACCCACGAAGGCCGCCGAAGGCTTTGCACGCTCCTGCGCCACGAGCGTCGACGCGCTGGAACGCATGGCGACCGACCAGGGCGAATGGCTGGTGTTCCGCTCGCAGGAGTCCGGCCGAGGCGCGGCCGAGCTGCTGCCGGAGATCGCGCGCCAGGCTCTCGAGGCACTGCCAATTCCCAAACGCATGCGCTGGGGTGCGGGCGCGGCCGAATTCGTGCGACCCGCGCACTGGCTGGTGTTCCTGCACGGCAGCGAGGTCGTGCCCTGCCGCCTGCTGGATGTAGACGCCGGCCGCGAGACCCGCGGCCATCGCTTCCATCACCCGCACGCCATCGCGCTCGGGAATGCCGACGACTACGCGGCGCGACTGGAGTCGCCCGGTCATGTGCTGGCGGAGTTCGACGCGCGCAAGCAAAAGGTGCGACAGCTCGTGGAAGGCGAAGCCGCGAAGCTCGATGCAGAGGCCGATCTCGACGACGCGCTGCTCGACGAGGTCACGGCCCTGGTCGAATGGCCGGTGGCGATCGTCGCAGGCTTCGAATCGCGCTTCCTGGAGGTCCCGCACGAGGCCCTGGTGCTGACCATGAAGCAGAACCAGAAGTACTTCCCGCTGTTCGATCGCGCCGGCCGGCTGAGCGAGCGTTTCGTGGTCATCGCGAACTTGGAAAGCCCGCATCCCGAGTTCATCCGCGCCGGCAACGAGCGGGTCGTACGCCCACGACTCGCCGATGCGATGTTCTTCTGGCAGCAGGACGGCAAGCGCCGCCTGGAAGACCACCTGGAGACACTCAAGGGCGTGGTGTTCCAGCACAAGCTGGGCTCGATGTACGACAAGTCCGAGCGCGTGGCGGCACTGGCCGGCTGGATTGCCGGGCGAACCGGCGCCGACACGGACATCGCCACCCGCGCCGGATGGCTGAGCCGCTGTGACCTCATGACGCAGATGGTCTACGAGTTTCCGGAAATGCAGGGCGTCATGGGCCGCTACCAGGCCACGCGTGACGGCGAGGCCGAGGCGGTCGCCACGGCGCTCGAGGAGTTCTACCGGCCGCGCCAGGCCGGTGACCACCTGCCGGCCACACCGGCGGGCATGGCCGTCGCACTTGCCGAGCGCATGGACACCCTGGTCGCGATTTTCGGCATCGGCCAGCGGCCGACCGGCGACAAGGACCCGTATGCCCTGCGCCGCGCGGCGATCGGCGCACTGCGCATCCTGCGTGAGCACGCGCTGGACATCGAACTGGACGCCCTGCTCGCAGCGGCCGCGGCGCCGCTTGCGAAGACGATCGACGCCCCGGCCACGGTGGCCGACGTCCGCGCGTTTCTGTTCGACCGCCTGCGCGGCCTGTACTCGGACGATGGCATCAGCGCCGACCTGTTTGACGCCGTCGCGGCAGTGAACCCGCCGACGCTGATCGACTTCGAGCGCCGCATCGCCGCGGTGCTGGCCTTCCGGCGCATGCCCGAGGCCGAGTCGCTGGCCGCCGCGAACAAGCGCATCGCGAACATCCTGAAAAAGAACCCGGACGAGGCCGCAGCGGAACCCGACCCCACGCGGTTCGAGCACGCGGCCGAGCGTGAACTGGCCGCGGCGCTGGATGCTGCTGCGACCGAGATCGCGGCGGCTGCCCGGGGGCACGACTACGCCGGAATCCTCGAACGCCTCGCCGGCCTGCGTGGCGCGGTCGACCGGTTCTTCGACGAGGTGCTGGTCATGGCCGAGGACCCGGCCGTGCGCGCGAACCGCATCGGGCTGCTGGCGCGGCTGCGCACCGAGTTCCTGCGCGTCGCCGACCTCTCCGGTCTGGGTTGA
- the glnA gene encoding glutamate--ammonia ligase, with the protein MSADDAQKMIQENDCKFVDLRFTDTRGKQQHVTIPARLADADFFTDGKMFDGSSISGWKGINESDMILMPDTGTLQLDPFSDEKTMIVTCDVIEPSTGAGYERDPRSIARRAEAYLASTGIADTAYFGPENEFFVFDDVRWGSDMSGSFCKIDSEEAEWNSERVYEDGNMGHRPTVKGGYFPVPPVDSLQDIRNAMCLTLEDMGLTVEVHHHEVATAGQCEIGVGFGKLVQKADEIQTLKYVIHNVAHAFGKTATFMPKPMVGDNGSGMHVHQSLAKGGKNLFSGDGYGGLSELALYYIGGIFKHARALNAFTNPSTNSYKRLVPGFEAPVLLAYSARNRSASCRIPYVSNPKGRRIEVRFPDSMANPYLAFSAMMMAGLDGIQNKIHPGGPADKDLYDLEPEEEKQIPTVCHALDQALAALDADREFLKKGGVFTDDVIDGYIKLKMEEVTRMRMTTHPIEFDMYYSL; encoded by the coding sequence ATGTCAGCCGATGACGCCCAGAAAATGATCCAGGAAAACGACTGCAAGTTCGTCGACCTGCGTTTTACCGATACCCGTGGCAAGCAGCAGCACGTGACGATTCCGGCACGGCTGGCCGATGCCGATTTCTTCACCGACGGCAAGATGTTCGACGGGTCGTCGATCTCCGGCTGGAAGGGCATCAACGAGTCCGACATGATCCTGATGCCGGATACCGGCACTTTGCAGCTCGATCCGTTCTCCGACGAGAAGACCATGATCGTGACCTGCGACGTCATCGAGCCGTCGACCGGCGCCGGCTACGAGCGCGACCCGCGTTCGATCGCCCGACGCGCCGAGGCCTATCTTGCCTCGACCGGCATTGCCGACACCGCCTACTTCGGGCCGGAGAACGAGTTCTTCGTGTTCGACGACGTGCGCTGGGGCTCGGATATGTCCGGCAGCTTCTGCAAGATCGATTCCGAAGAGGCCGAATGGAACTCCGAGCGCGTCTATGAGGACGGCAACATGGGCCACCGCCCGACCGTCAAGGGCGGCTATTTCCCGGTGCCGCCGGTCGACTCGCTGCAGGACATCCGTAACGCCATGTGCCTGACGCTCGAGGACATGGGCCTGACGGTCGAGGTGCACCACCACGAGGTCGCCACGGCCGGTCAGTGCGAGATCGGTGTCGGATTCGGCAAGCTGGTGCAGAAGGCCGACGAGATCCAGACGCTCAAGTACGTCATCCACAACGTCGCCCATGCCTTTGGCAAGACCGCGACCTTCATGCCCAAGCCGATGGTCGGCGACAACGGCAGCGGCATGCACGTGCACCAGTCGCTGGCGAAGGGTGGCAAGAACCTGTTCAGCGGTGACGGCTACGGCGGCCTTTCGGAACTGGCGCTGTATTACATCGGCGGCATCTTCAAGCACGCCCGTGCGCTGAACGCATTCACGAACCCGAGCACGAACAGCTACAAGCGTCTGGTGCCGGGCTTCGAGGCGCCGGTGCTGCTCGCCTACTCGGCGCGCAACCGTTCGGCCTCCTGCCGCATTCCGTATGTCTCGAATCCGAAGGGGCGGCGCATCGAAGTGCGGTTCCCGGACTCGATGGCGAACCCGTACCTGGCGTTCTCGGCGATGATGATGGCCGGCCTCGATGGCATCCAGAACAAGATCCACCCGGGCGGTCCGGCGGACAAGGATCTCTACGATCTGGAGCCCGAGGAAGAGAAACAGATCCCGACCGTGTGCCATGCGCTCGACCAGGCTCTGGCCGCGCTGGACGCCGACCGCGAGTTCCTGAAGAAGGGCGGCGTGTTCACCGACGACGTGATCGACGGCTACATCAAGCTGAAGATGGAAGAGGTCACGCGCATGCGCATGACCACGCATCCGATCGAATTCGACATGTACTACAGCCTGTAA
- a CDS encoding cation transporter encodes MHVSHAPTPADRAGERYRIVRKVTLVGAVFDLLLGVLKLVTGWVAHSQALIADGFHSLSDLATDVMVIVAARHAGKDADDDHPYGHQRFETLATAALGIALMGVGIGIAWDATDRLFEPERLLEPGGWTLAAAALSVVIKEAIYHYTMHYARTLRSAMLRANAWHSRSDAFSSIAVIIGVAGAMAGLTYLDAVAAVVVAVMIAKIGLDLAWSSVRELVDEGLDEERLERIRHLIEDVDGVRSLHLLRTRRMGGQALVDVHLLVAPRLSVSEGHHIAETARARLIDEIEEVDDVMVHIDPEDDEASDRCDGLPLRGELLRRLEVAWGGVVPEEVTLHYLDGAIDVDVVLKPEAADAGTVAALIRAGEALEIVRTVRVLTGRARTDRRGAAAVSTPAR; translated from the coding sequence ATGCACGTCAGTCATGCGCCCACACCGGCCGACCGGGCGGGGGAACGGTACCGGATCGTACGCAAAGTCACGCTCGTCGGCGCGGTGTTCGATCTGTTGCTCGGTGTGCTGAAGCTCGTCACCGGCTGGGTCGCGCATTCCCAGGCGCTGATCGCCGACGGCTTCCATTCCCTGTCGGATCTCGCGACCGACGTCATGGTCATCGTGGCCGCGCGGCATGCCGGCAAGGATGCCGACGATGACCACCCCTACGGCCACCAGCGCTTTGAGACGCTCGCAACCGCGGCGCTGGGCATCGCGCTGATGGGCGTTGGTATCGGCATCGCCTGGGATGCGACCGACCGCCTGTTTGAGCCGGAACGCCTGCTTGAACCCGGGGGCTGGACGCTGGCCGCGGCAGCGCTCTCGGTGGTGATCAAGGAGGCCATCTACCACTACACGATGCACTACGCTCGCACGCTGCGCTCGGCGATGCTGCGCGCGAATGCCTGGCACAGCCGGTCCGATGCGTTCTCGTCGATCGCGGTCATCATCGGCGTGGCGGGCGCGATGGCGGGGTTGACCTACCTGGACGCCGTCGCGGCCGTCGTCGTCGCCGTGATGATTGCCAAGATCGGTCTGGACCTGGCCTGGTCCAGCGTGCGTGAGCTGGTCGACGAAGGCCTCGACGAGGAGCGTCTGGAACGCATCCGCCACCTGATCGAAGACGTGGACGGGGTTCGCAGCCTGCACCTGCTGCGCACCCGGCGCATGGGTGGTCAGGCACTGGTCGACGTGCATCTTCTGGTCGCACCACGCCTGAGTGTCTCGGAGGGTCACCACATCGCGGAAACGGCGCGGGCGCGGCTGATCGACGAGATTGAGGAGGTCGATGATGTCATGGTGCACATCGACCCGGAGGACGACGAGGCCTCGGATCGTTGCGATGGCCTGCCGCTGCGAGGCGAGCTGTTACGCCGGCTCGAGGTGGCTTGGGGCGGGGTCGTCCCGGAGGAGGTCACGCTGCATTACCTCGACGGGGCGATCGATGTGGATGTCGTGCTGAAACCCGAGGCCGCCGACGCCGGCACGGTCGCCGCACTCATTCGCGCCGGAGAGGCGCTGGAGATCGTGCGGACGGTGCGCGTGCTGACGGGCCGGGCAAGGACCGACCGCCGCGGTGCGGCAGCGGTATCCACGCCCGCGCGGTAG